A region of the Candidatus Thermoplasmatota archaeon genome:
GAACCCCGCGAAGGCTTAAATAGGATACTCCCGGCGGCTACACGACGCGGCCCGAAAGCCCGCACGCTGCGCAGCGCGCCTCCCCGCCGCCGGCCCGCGCCACAAAGCGCGTGCGCGTCCCGCAGCGCGGGCACGAGGTCTCCCGCTCCTCGCCCGACAGCGTCGGCCGGCCGACGACGGGCTCCGCCGGGGCAAGCCCTCCCCGCTCGTGGTCGAGCATCCAGCGCGACACGGCCACGGGGATGAGCGGCCACAGGAGCGCTCCGGCCACGACGCTTGCGGCAAGCCCCGCCATGCTCGCGCGGCCCTCGGCCACCGACGCGACGGTCGCCGGCACGGCCGCGATGAACGCGACGATCGCAAGCACGATCGAAAGCTCGATCGCAAACAACCCGTTGCGCGTCGCGCGCGCGATGCGCCCGCTCTCGCGCAGAGCCAGCGGGGCGGAGAGCCCCCGCGTGGCGACAAGCCCGGGCGCGAACATGAAGCGGCGGAACGTGAGGAATACGATCGCAAGGCCCGCCGCAAGCCCCGCGTACAGGAAGACGGTGCCCATCGTCGCGTTGAGGTACACGGCGCCAAGCGCGGGAAGCAGGGGCCCGGCGACGCCCACGAAGAGAACGAGCGCCACGACGATGCCGCACTCGACAAGCTCGCGGCCGCGGTGGAGGAACGTGGCAAAGCCCGTCGCCGCGCGCGCGGGCTTGCCGTCGAGAAGATCCCGGGTCATGGCGGCCACGCCGCCAAAGGCCGCCACGACGATCGCCGCGTCCACGAGCGCGGGCACGAGCGCGCGCAGGAACGCGCCGTAGAACGCGAGCGGGTCGTGCGGCCAGTGCGACAGCGGATCGACGTCGCCGAGCACGATCACCGCGAGCACGCCGTCGAGCGCAAGGAGCGCCGAGACGGGAAGCCAGTAGAGGAAGAAGGCGAGCATGCCGGACGCAAACGTCGAGAATCCGGCCCGCGTCGCGGTGGCCATCGAACCCGCATGCGGGTCGCCGTGAAAAGGATTTCGCGTCGCCAGGCGCACGGACGCCCCGCCGTCGCGCGGCTCGTCGCACAGCCTCAAGCAGCGGCGCACGCGTTGCTGGCGGCGGTGAGCCGATGGCAGTTCCTTGGGGTCTTGTCGTGTTCCTGTTCGGCATCGTGTACGGTTACGTGACGCCCGGGCGCCAGGACAAGGTCGGGCTGTTCAAGACGGCGCTTCTCGTCGGCGTGGTGCTGGGAATCCTGTTTGCCCTCGTCGGTTTCGTCGTCGACCTCTCGCCCGTGGGCTTTGCTTCCGGCCAGGACGTGCTCGGCTTCATCGTAAGCGTGGTCGTTCTCTCGCTCCTCTTTGTGATCGGCGCGTGGATCGGCGACTGGCTCGAGGGCGCCGTGCGGACGCGCCCGGCGCCGTGAGCGCCGCCGACGTATACACATGTATACATACGTATACATGCCCCTCGGCGGGTATTTCTAGCCGCGCCGCGCTCGCCGCCTCATGAAGCTTGGCGTCATCGCCGGCACGGGGTTCTACGATCTCACCGGCGGGGAGACGCTTCCCGTCGACACGCCGTGGGGCCCCGTCGAGGTCGCGGCGAGCAAGCGCAAGGACCGCACGATCTTCTTCCTTGCGCGCCACGGCTCCGAGCACCAGCGCCCGCCGCACCGCGTCGAGCACCGCGCCAACGTGTGGGCCTTGGCCGCCTGCGGCGTCGAGCGCGTGCTTGCCGTGAACACGGTCGGAAGCCTGCACCTCGACTGGAAGCCCGGCACGTTCGTCGTTCCCAGCGACTTCGTGGACTTCTCCGGTCGCGCGGCCACGTTCTTCGACGACGAGGCCGTGCACGTGGACATGACCGAGCCCTATTGCCCGCAGGCGCGAAAGGCGCTCCTTGCCGCTGCGCGACCCGCCGCGCGCGAGGGCGTGTACGCGTGCACGCAAGGGCCCCGGCTCGAGACGCCCTCGGAGATCCGCCTCCTTTCGCAGGTGGCCGACGTCGTGGGCATGACCGGCTACCCGGAGGTCGTGCTCGCGCGCGAGAAGGGCCTCTGCTACGCGAGCCTGTGCGTCGTGAGCAACCCCGCGGCGGGATTGGCCAGGAGCCTTCCCATCGACGAGGTGCTGCGCAACGCCCGCCGAAGCGAGAAGCGAGTGCGCGAGACGATCCTTGCCGCGCTTCTCGCGCTGCCGGCGCGGCGCGCGTGCGGATGCCGCGAGGCGGCGGAAAAGGCGCGGATCGGCGCGACGACGAAGGCTCCCCGCGCGCGGCGTCAATAGCCCGCAAGCGAGCCGAGCACGCCGGCCAGAAGCACCCACCCGAGCACGGCGTTCACCGCGAAGAACGCGCGGTTGACCTTCGCGGGGTCGTTTGGATCCGCAAGGTAGTGCTCGACCGCAAGGAGAGCGACGATGGCCACGATCGCCGCGATCATGGCCGACGAGAGCGGCAGGAAGAACAGCGTGAGCGTGCCAAGCGGCACGAGCATGATCACGTGCAGCGTCGAGGAGAAGACGAGGGCTTCCGAGACGCCGTAGCGGGCCGGCACGCTGTGGAGGCCCTCGCGTCGGTCGACCTCGACGTCGAGGAGGGCATAGATCACGTCGAAGCCCGCGACCCACAGCGTGGCGAATGCCGCCAGGAGAAGCGCGGGCTCGGCGCTCCCAAACGTGCCCGTGACGGCAAGGAAGCCGCCGACGGGCGCGGCGCCAAGCGCAAGGCCGAGGACGAAGTGGCACCACGCGGTGAAGCGCTTCGTGTACGGGTAGAGGAAGAACAGGGCGACGAGGACGGGGGAGAGGGCGAGGACGAGGGGGTTCAAGAGCGCCGCGGCGGCCACAAGCGCTGCGAAGGACGCGATTGCAAGCGCCCACGCCTGGCGCATCGTGAGCGCGCCCGCCGGCAGCGCGCGGGCGGCCGTGCGGGGGTTTCGCGCGTCGATGGCGGCGTCCACGATGCGGTTCAAGGTCATGGCGCCCGTGCGCGCCGCGACGGCGGCGATGAGGGCCAGCGCGAGGATGCGCAGACCCTCGTTCGAGAAGGCGGGGAGGCCCTCGGCGCGCAATCCAAGCGCGACGCCTGCCAGCACGAAGGGCAGCGCGAAGAGCGAGTGCTCGATCTTCACGAATTCGAGCAGGACGCGAAGCGACGGTCGCGGCACGACGCGGCAAGGCGCGAGGCGTACTAAAACCGGTCGCATGCCAAGGCTTATCCTTGCGGCTGGTTTCCCGAGAGGCGATGGAGCGCGCCCTCGAGATCGCCGGCGTTCGGCTCACGCGCCTCTCGCCGCACGAGTGGCAGGTGCCCGCGACGGCGAAGCCCGGCATGCGCGTGCCCGCCCGCATCGTGGCCTCGGAGAAGCTCCTGCGAGAGATGGACGCGACCGTCTACGAGCAGATCACGAACGTGGCCACGCTGCCCGGAATCGTCGAGGCTGCCTACTGCATGCCCGATGGTCATTCGGGTTACGGCTTTCCCATCGGCGGCGTGGCCGCCATGGACGCGGAGACGGGCGTCATCAGCCCGGGGGGCATCGGCTTCGACATCAACTGCGGCATGCGCCTCGTGCGCACCGACCTCACGCTCGGCGACGTTCGCCCGCGCATTCGCGAGCTCGTCGACCGGCTCTATGCGCGCGTCCCCGCCGGCGTGGGCTCGACGGGCTTTGTCAAGGTCTCGAAGGACGAGTTCCGCGCGGCGCTCGCGGAGGGTGCGCGCTGGTGCGTGGACCGCGGGCTTGGGTGGGAGGACGATCTTGCGGCGACCGAGCTTGGCGGCCGCATGGGGACGGCCGACGCGTCGAAGGTCTCGCAGCGCGCGGTCGACCGGGGCGCAAACCAGATCGGCACGCTTGGAAGCGGCAACCACTACCTCGAGATCCAGCACGTTCGCCCGGACGCCGTGCACGACGAGGCGCTCGCGCGCAAGTGGGGCCTCTTCCCGGACCAGATCGTGATCATGTTCCACTGCGGGAGCCGCGGCTTTGGCCACCAGGTCGCGACGGACTACCTGAACGTCTTCCTCCCCGCGATGGAGCGCAAGTTCGGAATCCAGGTCGTGGACCGCGAGCTCGCCTGCGCGCCGTTCTTGAGCCAGGAGGGCCAGGACTACTACGCGGCCATGGCCTGCGGCGTCAACATGAGCTTCGCCAACCGCCAGGTCATCCTCCACCGCATCCGCGAGGTGTTCTCGGAGATCCTCGGGACCGACGCGGAGGACCTGGGACTGCGCCAGGTGTACGACGTGTCGCACAACCGCGCAAGCATCGAGGAGCACGAAGTCGAGGGGCGCCGGCGGAAGCTCATCGTGCACCGCAAAGGCGCCACGGCAAGCTACCCCGCCGGACGCCCGGAGATCCCCGCGCGCTTTGCCGCCGACGGCAGCCCCGTCATCATCGGCGGCAGCATGGAGACGGGCTCGTGGCTCCTCGCCGGCGCCGCCGGCGCCGCGCGCACCTTCTGCTCGACGGGCCACGGCTCGGGTCGCACCATGAGCCGCACCAAGGCCAAGCACACGTTCCGCGGACAGGAGCTTGCGCGCTCGATGGAAGCGCGCGGGATCTACGTTCGAAGCGCGAGCTTCGCCGGGCTTGCGGAGGAGGCCGGCGCGGCGTACAAGGACGTGGACGAGGTCATCGAGGCGACGCACCAGGCGGGGCTCTCCCGCAAGGTCGTGAAGTTCGTGCCCATTGGAAACGTGAAGGGGTAGCCGCGTGCCGCACCGATTCCTCGACGACCTCGCGTGGGCGGACCTCGCGTTTGCCGCAGAGGGGCGCACGCTCGCGGAGCTCTTCGAGGCCGCCGGCCGCGCGGTGACGGAGGCCATGGTCCGGGACCTCGCGTCGATCGGCGCGGCCGTCGAGCGCGAGATCGCGCTGTCGGCCGAATCGCCCGAGGCGCTCCTGCACGCCTTCCTCGAGGAAATCGTGTACCTCAAGGACGCCGAAGGACTCCTCCTCTCGGGCTTTGCGATCCGCGTGGGCGAGAGGAACGGCCGGTGGGAGCTCGACGGCCACGCGACGGGCGAGACGATCGATCCTTCGCGCCACGCCACGGTCGTCGACGTGAAGGCGATCACGTGGCACAAGTTCGAGCTTGCGCGAGCGCCCGAGGGCGGATGGCGCGCGCAAGTCGTTCTGGACGTGTAGGCTAGCGCTTGGCGAGCAGCGGCTCGACGAGCGCGCGCGCCTTCTGCGCGGCTCCCTCCACCTTGGCCGGATCGCCCTTGCCTTGGAGGAAGTCCTCCTTGCCTCCGCCCTTTCCGCCCAGCGCGGCAAAGACGTCGCCCGAGATCGGGCGAAGGTCGAGGCCCAGGCTGGGGGTTGCGGCGAGCACCAGGCCGCCGTCGGCGGAGCCGAGGATCGCCACGCACGATCCTTGGCCCGTGAAATTGCGCGCTTGCGCCACGAGATCGGTCAAGCGCTCGGCGGCCTTCGGGAGGACGATCACCCGGACGCCGCCCACGTCCCCGCCGCCTGCCGTGGCCGTGCCGGGGCCGGCGGCGAGCAGGCGGGCGTTCTCCTTGCGCAACGTCTCCAGCTCCTTGCGAAGAGCGCGGCTCTCCTCGGAAAGGCGAGCGATCGCCTTGGGCAGCTCCTCGGGCTTGGCCGCGAGGACCTCGGCGGACTCGCGCAGGATCCCGTCGCGCTCCTGGATGCGGCGCACGGCGGCAAGCCCGGCGGAGAACACGAGTCGCTCGACGCCGTCGGCGATGCGCTCGGCGCGCAGGATCTTGATGGGTCCGACCTCCGAGGTGCTGCGCGCGTGCGTGCCGCCGCAGCACTCGACGTCGTAGTCGTTGATGCGGACGACGCGAAGCGTGCCGCCGACCGCGTGGCCGCCTTGGTAGATTTGGAGCCCAAAGCGCCGCTCGGCCTCCATGCGGTCGATCCACATGCGCTCGACGGCCATGTCCTCCAGCACGACCACGTTCGCCAGTTGCTCGATCTGTCGGATCTCCTCGTCCGTGATGCGCCGGTGGTGCGTGACGTCGAGGCGGCTCTGCTCGTAGCCCTTCTGCGCGCCCGTCTGCCACACGTGGGGCCCAAGCACGCGCTTTGCGGCTGCAAGCAGGATGTGGGTGGCCGTGTGGTGCCGCAGGTGCGCCATGCGCTTGCCCCAATCGAGGCGCCCCTTCACCATGGCGCCCCGCTTGAGGCGGCCGCCCCGGATGGCGTGGAAGACCACGCCGTCGCGGATCTGCGCGTCGACGACCTCGACGCTCTCGCCGCCCTCGAAGAGCACGCCCCCGTCGGCCGGCTGGCCGCCGGTTTCGGCGAAGAACGCCGTGCGGTCCAGCACGACCTCGTCCGGGGCGCCGGCGGTGCCCGACTTGACGTGCAGGACCACGGCGTCGAACTCCTTTGTCTCCTGCGTCTCGTAGAAGAGGAGGCGCGTCTTGGGAAGCGCGGCCACGGCCTTGTCGACGGCCGCTTTCGCCTTGGGTTTGCGCTCGGCCGCGTGGCGTTGGGCCACGTTCGCGTAGAAATCGTCGGGAACCTCGACCGCGACGCCGTGCCGGGCGGCGACCGAGGCGACAAGGTCGGGCGGAAGGCCGTGCGAGTCGTAGAGCTCCACGAGCCGCGTGGGCGTGAGGCCCCCGGTTCGGGCTTCGCGCTCGACGAGCTTGCCGCCCTTCTCCATGGCCTCGCGGTAGCGCTCGGTCTCGTGGCGGACGAGGTCGAGCACGTCCTCGCGCGCGGCTTTCAGGCGCGGGAAGTCCTTGGCAAGCGCCGCGATCTGCCGGTCGACGATGGCGGCAAGCGACAGGGGAAGCTTCGCCTCGTCGATCATGCGGAGCGTTCGCCGAAGGACCAGGCGCGCGAGGTAGCCCGCCTTTGAGTTCGAGGGGACGACGCCGTCGCCCAGGAGGAAGGCAAGGCAGCGCGTGTGGTCGGCGATGGCGTAGATGCGCTCGAGGGGCGCAAGGACCTGCTCCATCTCCTCGACGGTCGTCCGCACGCCGCGCTCGCCCAGACGCTGCACCACGCGGCGGCGAAGCTCGCGAAGCTTGCCATGCGTGTCCACCTCCACCATGGAGGCCAGGCGCGCGCTCTCGGTCCGGATCTGCGCAAGGCGCGGATCGGACAGCGTGCGCTCGAGGCCGGCGGCGACCGTGAGCTCGCGGACGAGCTCGGGCCACAGCGCCTCGTAGATCGTGGGGGCCCCGTTGGAGATCCAGGCGAGGCGCTCGAGGCCGTACCCCGTGTCGACGACGCGGAGGTCCATCGGCGCGTAGCGTTCGCCGTAGAGCTCGATGGGCCCGTCGGGGTCGGCGGCGAGGTTCATGAACACGAGCGTCGCGACCTCAAGCCCGCGGACGAGCACCTCGAAGGCCGGGCCCGCGTTGCCGCCGCCGGCCCAGGGCTTCTCCTTGTAGGCGACCTCTTTTCCGTCGATGCCAAGCTCGCGCGTGAGGAACTCGTGGCACAGCTCGACCGTCCGGTCCTTCCAGTAGATCTCCTTCTGGGGCGAGTTGAAGGCGTGGTGGGCCATCATCTCGAACGTCGTCAGATGGCGTCCGGACTTTCCCACGCTGTCGAGGTCGTTCAAGCGGATGCACGGCTGCGAGATGGCAAGCGGGTTGGCGGGGGGCTTGGCGGAGCCGTCGGTGACTTGGGGCTGGAAGACCGCGATGGAGGCGATCGTGAGGTAGATGTCGTCGCGCCAGCGAGCGACCACGCCGTAGGGCGGGACGCGCGCGTGCCCCCGCTTCTCCAGGAACGACAGGTACGTCTCGCGCATCTCCGAGAGCGTGTACCGGCGCTTGGTGGCGGGCCTTCCGAGGAAATCGTACTCCGCGCAGGGCGGATCGCCGCACAGCGTCCGGGCCGCGTCCTGGCTCCAGAAAGGATACTTGCAGGACGCGCAGGTTTTCCGCGCGAATCCGTTCCGGCGGAAGAACTCGAGCTGGTACTCCTTGTCCAGGCCGGAGACGGTCATGGCAGCGCCGGCCGGTATCGCGCGCTTCGCCTCTTGAACCCCTCGCCCTACCGCGCCGCGTTTCCACCCTCGGAATTCGAAAGCTAGAAATATGCTGTCGTAAACATCCCGGCCTGGGAAGGAGGGTACGAGAGGATGCTCAAGGCGTTGTTCCCGTTTCTCGACATCCTCCTTGCCGCGCTTGTCATGGGCCTTTTCATGTCCTTCTGGAGCCTCACCGAGGCCAAGCGCTCGACCGAGCGCATGAAGCGGCAGCATCACCGCCTGCGCGCCGGGCTTCTGCTCGTGGCTGCCGGCGTGTTCGTGAGCATCACGGGAGGGACGTTCTCCGACCAGCTCGCCGACGCCATCAAGCTGGGCGCCTTCCCCCTGTACTATGTCGGCGTGGTCCTCATCGAATCGGCCACCTGGCCGCCCAAGGACGACGCCCCGCGGGGGGTCGCCGCGTGAGCGAGATGACAAACGCGGTGCTCGTCATCCAGGCGGTCATCGCCACGAACCTCATCCTGATCGCCCTCGCCTTTGCCAACGACGCCCGCGCGCAGCGCTCAGCCTCGCGCCTCAACGCGGGCCACAGCCTGTTCCGGATCACGATGGCGGCCATCATCACGGGCATCGCGGTCGCCTCGATCGCGGACGCGATCCGCTACACGGCGGACCTCTCGCGAGACAGCCCGATCTTCCTGCAGCCGACCATCCTCGGCGTGGTGCTCATCGCCGTTGGCCTCACGGGCATCGCCTCGATCGTGTCGTCGTCGCGCTTCGACCGGGCGGCCGGCGGCACGTGACCGATCGAAACGTTGAAGCGGCCGACCCCCGATGGCGCGCCGCCATGCTGCCCCGGCGCGCGGCCGTGCTCTCCCTCCTGGCCGTCACGACGGTCCTGGCAGGTTGCACCGACCCGACGGGCTTGTTCTCCCGCGAGGACCGCACGGCCGCGGGAGAGCTTGCGCTCGACTACCTCTCGAACGCGCGCTACGCGCGCCTGTACGTCGAGCTCGACTACGTTTCCGGCGCGGCGCCCAACGACGCGGCGCTGCAGATGCTGCGCCAACGCATCTCCGAGAACACCGCAAAGGGCGGCAACGTGGAGATCAACCTCGAAGGCGGCGTTCCCGGCCGGGGCGCCGGGCACAAGTACACCCTCGACGAGATCCGCGCGCTCGAGCGCGCGCACCGCAGCCGCTTCAGCGGCGAGGGAACGGCCGTGCTGTACGTGCTGTACCTCGACGGCGGGTTCGCCCGCGACCTCGACGCCTCCGCGAAGACCCTGGCGGCCGCCTACCGCGGATCAAGCGTGGTGATGTTCAAGGGCAACATCCGCGACACGTCGCGCTCCGACGACGCGCCGCTGCCCGTGCCGTCGCTGTCCCCAAAGCCGCGGGAGCGGGCGCTGGAGGGCGCCGTGCTCGTGCACGAGTTCGGCCACATCGTGGGACTCGTCAACAACGGCATCCCCATGATCACCGCGCGCGAGGACCCGGAGCACGAGAAGCACAGCACCAACACCCGCAGCGTCATGTACTGGGCCGTCGAGTCCAGCGCCGTCCTCAACCTGCTGGACGTCGAGAACATCCCCAACGACTTCGACGCCAACGACAAAGCCGACATGCGCGCGGCGCGGGGGGGTTGAGCCATGCCCGATCCCCGTGACAACGACCGGCTTCTCGTGGACGCGCTCACGCTGTCGGTCAACAAGAACCTCGACGACGTCGCCACCCTCCTTCGCTGGGCGCACGAGGCCGGCTCGCCGGAGGAGAAGCTGCGCCACATCGAGCAGGCCATGGCGCTCCTCGAGGACGTCAGGCATTCCCTGGCGGAGCTTTCCCGTTCGGGCTCTCGACGGTGACCGAGAAGCCGGCCGACGAGGTCGCGATCTCGCCGCGCAGCTCCCGAAGCCGCAACTGCTCGACCGCAACCCCGCGCCCCGAAAGGATCGCCGCGACGCCGTCCACGTGCCCGTCCCCGATCACGGCCACCACGTCGAGCCCCCCCGCCGACAGGTCCGCAAGCGCCTTGGCCATGTGCTCGTTGCGTTCGTCGATGAGCACCCGCTTGACCGTGGGGAACTGGGCGCCCAGCGACTCGAAGAAGGAGGCGTAGTCGGCCGACACCTGCTCGATCTGCCGGTCGAGGTCCGCGCGCCCGGGCAACAAGCCCGCGAGCGCCGCCAGGAAGAACCGCGCCCGCTCCCCCCAGGGCATCTGGGCCCACAGGCGCGCGAAGGTCTGCCGGACGTCGACGTCGATGAGCGCCACGCCGGACCCGATCTCGCGCGCGATCTCGTAGGCCGCCTTCATCTCGCTGCCCGGCTCGATGCCCCGCTCCGCCGCAAGCCTGCGCTGGAAGCTGGCAAGCAGCCGGTAGACGGCGGGCGCCTTCCCGGAGCGTTGGGGGTTCAGAAGCCCGGCCAGGCGCGGCGGATCGAGCTCAAGGGCCACCACGGCGGGGCGCCGGGTGCGGATCTCGGCCCGCAGGCGCTCGCGCAGATCCACGACGTGGGCGGTGCCAAGGAGCGTGATCACGGTCTTTCGAAACGGCGCCGGAGTTAAAAGCTACGGCGACCGCTTCCGCCGCTGCGTCGAAAGGAACGTCGTCGTCCGCTCGACGCCGCCGGCCCGTCCGACGCCCTCGAGCACGCGGTTGTGGACCTCCTCGAAGGAGTCGCCCGAGAACCGGGCCAGCACGTCCGTGCTCGCGGTGGAGAGGACCTCGTGGATGTTCTCGACGCCCTGGAGGTCCTGGAAGGTGAGCTCGCGCGCTCGCGTGCGGACGATGGTCCACGCCTGGATCGTCTTCTCGGACCCGCCCGGGTTCTCCCACCGTTTTTCGACCGGGTTGCGCTCCACGGCCTCGATGCCCGGCCGCGCGAGGAGCTCGAGGTGGAAGCGGTCGAGATCCGGGCGGTCGCCGCCCGAAACAAGGGCAAAGAGATCCCACGCGCCCGTGGTGATGGCGACGTGCCGCACGCGCGGCTCGGAGGAGAGGGCTTGGAAGATTTCGCGGACCTGCGCGGCGTGCGCTCGGACGAAAAAGAGCTCTTCGATCGCCATTCCTCGACACCGCACCGTCCGCACACCTAAAATCGTTTCCTAACGAAGTTCTATCAATCTTGGAAAATGAAACGGCGAGGTCCCCGCCACGCGGGCGGGCGTCACGCGTCGAGGCGACCGGCCGAGAGCGCCGCCGGGTCGTATCCGAACGCCTGGAGCCAATCGGCCGTCGGGCCGGCGGCCACGACGGGAATCCGGGCGGCGTCGGACAGCTTGGCCGTACCCGTTAGGAAGAGAGCGGTCCGCAGTTCGTCGAGCACCGTCTGGAGGAACGCGGCGCCTTCCTTCTCGCCCTTGACGGCCGCGCGAAGGGCCGCGCCGGCCATGCCGGCCATCGTCGCCCCAAGCGCCAGAGCTTTTGCCGCGCAAAGTCCGTCCTTTACGCCCCCCGTCGCGACGACGGGAAGCCCCGTGCGCCCCGCTTCGAGGACGGCCACCGGAGTCGGAACGCCCCAGTCCCGGTACAGCTCCCCCAGGCGCGCGAGCTTCTCCTCGCCTTCGCGCCGCGCCCGGACGAGCTCGACGGCCGCAAACGTGGTGCCGGAGAGGCCGCCCACGTCGATCGCGGCGACGCCCGCGCGGGAAAGGAGCGCCGCCGTGCGCCTCGTGAGTCCCGCCCCGGTCTCCTTGGCGATGAGGGGCACGTCGACCCATTCGCGAAGGCGCGCGATGGCTCCGATGGCGCCGCGGGCGGCAAGATCCCCGCCGGGCTGCACGACCTCCTGCAGATAGTTCAAGTGCACGATGAGCGCGTCGGCCTCCAGCATGGAGACGAGGCTTTGGACGTCGTCGCGCGAGAGGGGTTTTCCGTCCTTCTGCTCGAGAAGCTGCGGCGCGCCGATGTTGGCGGCCACGAAGGGAACGTCGTGGTCGCGGACGGAGGTGTAGGTCCTTCGCATCTCGGGGCTCTTGAGCGCGGCCCGCTG
Encoded here:
- a CDS encoding Lrp/AsnC ligand binding domain-containing protein; the encoded protein is MAIEELFFVRAHAAQVREIFQALSSEPRVRHVAITTGAWDLFALVSGGDRPDLDRFHLELLARPGIEAVERNPVEKRWENPGGSEKTIQAWTIVRTRARELTFQDLQGVENIHEVLSTASTDVLARFSGDSFEEVHNRVLEGVGRAGGVERTTTFLSTQRRKRSP
- a CDS encoding MTAP family purine nucleoside phosphorylase, which encodes MKLGVIAGTGFYDLTGGETLPVDTPWGPVEVAASKRKDRTIFFLARHGSEHQRPPHRVEHRANVWALAACGVERVLAVNTVGSLHLDWKPGTFVVPSDFVDFSGRAATFFDDEAVHVDMTEPYCPQARKALLAAARPAAREGVYACTQGPRLETPSEIRLLSQVADVVGMTGYPEVVLAREKGLCYASLCVVSNPAAGLARSLPIDEVLRNARRSEKRVRETILAALLALPARRACGCREAAEKARIGATTKAPRARRQ
- a CDS encoding TFIIB-type zinc ribbon-containing protein, which encodes MATATRAGFSTFASGMLAFFLYWLPVSALLALDGVLAVIVLGDVDPLSHWPHDPLAFYGAFLRALVPALVDAAIVVAAFGGVAAMTRDLLDGKPARAATGFATFLHRGRELVECGIVVALVLFVGVAGPLLPALGAVYLNATMGTVFLYAGLAAGLAIVFLTFRRFMFAPGLVATRGLSAPLALRESGRIARATRNGLFAIELSIVLAIVAFIAAVPATVASVAEGRASMAGLAASVVAGALLWPLIPVAVSRWMLDHERGGLAPAEPVVGRPTLSGEERETSCPRCGTRTRFVARAGGGEARCAACGLSGRVV
- a CDS encoding UbiA-like polyprenyltransferase translates to MPRPSLRVLLEFVKIEHSLFALPFVLAGVALGLRAEGLPAFSNEGLRILALALIAAVAARTGAMTLNRIVDAAIDARNPRTAARALPAGALTMRQAWALAIASFAALVAAAALLNPLVLALSPVLVALFFLYPYTKRFTAWCHFVLGLALGAAPVGGFLAVTGTFGSAEPALLLAAFATLWVAGFDVIYALLDVEVDRREGLHSVPARYGVSEALVFSSTLHVIMLVPLGTLTLFFLPLSSAMIAAIVAIVALLAVEHYLADPNDPAKVNRAFFAVNAVLGWVLLAGVLGSLAGY
- the alaS gene encoding alanine--tRNA ligase, which translates into the protein MTVSGLDKEYQLEFFRRNGFARKTCASCKYPFWSQDAARTLCGDPPCAEYDFLGRPATKRRYTLSEMRETYLSFLEKRGHARVPPYGVVARWRDDIYLTIASIAVFQPQVTDGSAKPPANPLAISQPCIRLNDLDSVGKSGRHLTTFEMMAHHAFNSPQKEIYWKDRTVELCHEFLTRELGIDGKEVAYKEKPWAGGGNAGPAFEVLVRGLEVATLVFMNLAADPDGPIELYGERYAPMDLRVVDTGYGLERLAWISNGAPTIYEALWPELVRELTVAAGLERTLSDPRLAQIRTESARLASMVEVDTHGKLRELRRRVVQRLGERGVRTTVEEMEQVLAPLERIYAIADHTRCLAFLLGDGVVPSNSKAGYLARLVLRRTLRMIDEAKLPLSLAAIVDRQIAALAKDFPRLKAAREDVLDLVRHETERYREAMEKGGKLVEREARTGGLTPTRLVELYDSHGLPPDLVASVAARHGVAVEVPDDFYANVAQRHAAERKPKAKAAVDKAVAALPKTRLLFYETQETKEFDAVVLHVKSGTAGAPDEVVLDRTAFFAETGGQPADGGVLFEGGESVEVVDAQIRDGVVFHAIRGGRLKRGAMVKGRLDWGKRMAHLRHHTATHILLAAAKRVLGPHVWQTGAQKGYEQSRLDVTHHRRITDEEIRQIEQLANVVVLEDMAVERMWIDRMEAERRFGLQIYQGGHAVGGTLRVVRINDYDVECCGGTHARSTSEVGPIKILRAERIADGVERLVFSAGLAAVRRIQERDGILRESAEVLAAKPEELPKAIARLSEESRALRKELETLRKENARLLAAGPGTATAGGGDVGGVRVIVLPKAAERLTDLVAQARNFTGQGSCVAILGSADGGLVLAATPSLGLDLRPISGDVFAALGGKGGGKEDFLQGKGDPAKVEGAAQKARALVEPLLAKR
- a CDS encoding RtcB family protein codes for the protein MERALEIAGVRLTRLSPHEWQVPATAKPGMRVPARIVASEKLLREMDATVYEQITNVATLPGIVEAAYCMPDGHSGYGFPIGGVAAMDAETGVISPGGIGFDINCGMRLVRTDLTLGDVRPRIRELVDRLYARVPAGVGSTGFVKVSKDEFRAALAEGARWCVDRGLGWEDDLAATELGGRMGTADASKVSQRAVDRGANQIGTLGSGNHYLEIQHVRPDAVHDEALARKWGLFPDQIVIMFHCGSRGFGHQVATDYLNVFLPAMERKFGIQVVDRELACAPFLSQEGQDYYAAMACGVNMSFANRQVILHRIREVFSEILGTDAEDLGLRQVYDVSHNRASIEEHEVEGRRRKLIVHRKGATASYPAGRPEIPARFAADGSPVIIGGSMETGSWLLAGAAGAARTFCSTGHGSGRTMSRTKAKHTFRGQELARSMEARGIYVRSASFAGLAEEAGAAYKDVDEVIEATHQAGLSRKVVKFVPIGNVKG
- a CDS encoding archease — encoded protein: MPHRFLDDLAWADLAFAAEGRTLAELFEAAGRAVTEAMVRDLASIGAAVEREIALSAESPEALLHAFLEEIVYLKDAEGLLLSGFAIRVGERNGRWELDGHATGETIDPSRHATVVDVKAITWHKFELARAPEGGWRAQVVLDV
- the fni gene encoding type 2 isopentenyl-diphosphate Delta-isomerase, which encodes MAKTTRRRKARSSGKAAAPKDYATAKATINRKEEHVLINVKDDVASRHDFFRDLTLVHEALPEVDHADVDLSLTFLGKRLGAPIMIASMTGGYPDAERINRNLAYAASQHGLALGVGSQRAALKSPEMRRTYTSVRDHDVPFVAANIGAPQLLEQKDGKPLSRDDVQSLVSMLEADALIVHLNYLQEVVQPGGDLAARGAIGAIARLREWVDVPLIAKETGAGLTRRTAALLSRAGVAAIDVGGLSGTTFAAVELVRARREGEEKLARLGELYRDWGVPTPVAVLEAGRTGLPVVATGGVKDGLCAAKALALGATMAGMAGAALRAAVKGEKEGAAFLQTVLDELRTALFLTGTAKLSDAARIPVVAAGPTADWLQAFGYDPAALSAGRLDA
- a CDS encoding TraB/GumN family protein, producing the protein MITLLGTAHVVDLRERLRAEIRTRRPAVVALELDPPRLAGLLNPQRSGKAPAVYRLLASFQRRLAAERGIEPGSEMKAAYEIAREIGSGVALIDVDVRQTFARLWAQMPWGERARFFLAALAGLLPGRADLDRQIEQVSADYASFFESLGAQFPTVKRVLIDERNEHMAKALADLSAGGLDVVAVIGDGHVDGVAAILSGRGVAVEQLRLRELRGEIATSSAGFSVTVESPNGKAPPGNA